The window TAGATAGGAAGCCGTCAGGCGCCGGCGGCGCTGACGACCATGTCGGTCACGAACCCGGCCACGAGACCGAGGAACACGCCCCAGACGATCAGCTCGCGACGGGCGGCCCGGCTGGCCACACCTAGGAGCTGGATGACGACGTAGAGGATCGAGCCTGCGGCCAGGGTCAGGAAGATCACGCTGGCGGGCTGGCTGGTGACCTGGCGCCCGATCGCGGTCCCGACGAGGGTGGGGCCTCCGCCGATGGCGCCCATCGCCAGCAGGAACGGCCAGCTCGGGCGCTCCGCCTCCATGGCCAACGGGGCCACGATGCCGAAGCCCTCGGTGGCGTTGTGCAGTCCGAAGCCGATGACGAGAAGGGTGGCCAGGGTGATCTGGCCCCGGCCCGCGCTGCCCCCGATGGCCAGCCCCTCGCCGAAGTTGTGCAGCCCGATCCCGACCGCGACCATCAGCGCCACCCGCTGGGCATTGCTCCATCCCGCCATCCCGACCCGGCGGGTCGTCATCTGGCTGGCGACGGCGGCACCCGGGCCCGGCAGGGCCGGCCGCCCGAACAACCGGCGCTCGTAGTAGACGAGCCCGATGAGCCCCACGCCGATGCCGG of the Acidimicrobiales bacterium genome contains:
- a CDS encoding ZIP family metal transporter, which encodes MSEPRTLLLGALAGLTILFGLPIGRLRNPRPGMRQFLNALAVGVLVFLVWDVLTNAFDPIDAALANLHDHKGGMAPVVGYSALFFAGIGVGLIGLVYYERRLFGRPALPGPGAAVASQMTTRRVGMAGWSNAQRVALMVAVGIGLHNFGEGLAIGGSAGRGQITLATLLVIGFGLHNATEGFGIVAPLAMEAERPSWPFLLAMGAIGGGPTLVGTAIGRQVTSQPASVIFLTLAAGSILYVVIQLLGVASRAARRELIVWGVFLGLVAGFVTDMVVSAAGA